In Burkholderiaceae bacterium DAT-1, the genomic stretch ATGTGATGAATCACAATCTGGAAACCGTGCCGCGCCTGTACAAGCAAGCGCGCCCGGGGGCGGATTACCTGCACTCGCTGAAGCTGCTGAAGGATTACAAGGCACGCAATCCGAATGTCGCCACCAAGAGCGGCATCATGGTCGGCCTGGGCGAAACGGACGAAGAGATTCTGGAAGTGATGCGCGATATGCGTGCGCACGATATCGACATGATTACCATCGGTCAGTATCTCGCACCGACCAACTCACATCTGCCGGTGCTGCGGTATGTGACGCCGGAGCAGTTCAAGATTTTCGAGACGACTGCCTACGAGATGGGCTTCAAGCATGCGGCCGTGGGTGCGCTGGTGCGTTCCAGCTACCATGCTGATCAGCAGGCGCACGAGGCGGGGGTGTATGAGACTTCCAATGCTAATGGCGACTGAACAACGCTAATTTGTACTCTACATCGCTAAACGCTACTGGAAAGGGCGAAGATGCGAAGGGCAATACCGAAGATCAGAGAGTTTCCAGATGATGGTCGAATCTGGAGGGTAGACTGGTTTGGTGGTGTAGAGCGCAATTCTCAGGTTCCCTCTGAGCCGAAAATCCAACTCATCATTAGTCCGGTAGTTGACGGCGTGGCTGACTATGCCGCAACTAGCGCGGTTATTCATGAAGAGCGCCGATCAATCAGTATCGGTGTCGGACAGCTTCCTCTTGTTACTATTGGTTCTCTATGGCGGAGTCGGCACTGTCTTGTTGAAAACGCAGGCAAGACCAAGACCTTCGATAATTTAGGCATCTCAACAGAAACGGTGCGACTGATTAAATCTGATGCCTTGGTGGATGGTGATTCAATCATTCGCAAGAAATATCATCAGATTGGTGCTGGCCTTGCTACCAATTGTTTGGCTATCGAATGGCAGGGTGATCCGTACGGCATTATCATACCTGTTGCAGAGATTATACGGTTCTACTACGCAACCTCAACTGACCTTGCGAAGGCGATTTTTGCCGGTGATTTTCGGCATGAGCTGGATACAATTGTGAATCCTGCAGAGTGCGGTTATATCGAGCAGGAGAAACGCTGCATCCTCAAGCTGCGCAAAGAATTCGCCGATGCTGATGCCTGGATTATCGGCCGAGTTCTGAATAGCCCAGAAGCTTTTAATGGTGCCGCCTTGGTTCATGATTCGATGATCAAGCAAGCTGTGCAGAGTAAGCCTCGCCTTTATCCCGAAGTGGCATTTCCATTCTCAGGAGAAACTAACTTACGGGTACGGATGAAAGCGATGAAGACGCCAGATGAGAAACGCTGGCGTTTCATCGTATTTGCACTGGAACACTGTTCAGGTCCATTTCCGTTCAGCGCAATTACCTGTTATCGTGATAACAGCAACCTGCGGCCGGAAGAAGGGAAAGATCTTCCCGATGATCAGAAAGAGCCTGCATATCCAGTGAGGTGGCCATCCGGCAAAGACGTTGCCGATGGTGAGCTACAAAGCGACGACGAGCCTTCCTACAACATCCATTCAGCCATCATTGATCTTCCTGAGGAGCGTTTTGGAGCTTTAGATGGGATGGAGCTGGAGAAGCCGGGGAAGGAGATGTGCCACTACTTCAGTGCTAGCACTGTCCGTCCACTTGCTTTACCAACGGAAGTACTCGGCACAGGTGATGGTACCTATGCCGATAACGGTGTGACGCCTACCTCGGCGGAAACCAGGCATGTACGCCAGGAGGCTATGCCGGCTAGCTTCGAAAATTTCGAGGCCATGGTAAAGCACCTGAATGGATTACCTGAATGCCAAGCAAGGATCCGCCCGAGATCTGACACCATTGCATATATTCCGCTAACGAAACCGCATAAGGCCTGGCAATGGAGTTACTTGGATTCTGGGATGAAACAAAGGCGAGCGGTAGCGATTGCAGATATTACTAGTGAGCAGCAGGTGTGCAGTTTAATCGAGTTTCAATGGCGTGAGGGGGAGTCGTTCAAGCTTGCGATGGTGTCGTTGCCCAGCGGTGCAAGAGTAGGTGATGAGCTGATGTGCCTGCTGCTTCGGGTATTGGCCAAAAAAGATGGGCGCTGGGAAAGTGCAAAACCGTTGCTGGCGGGTGTTAATCTTGCAACGCTAAAGCATACCTGGCCTTCAATCGAAGCATTCGCTGATGCCGTAATATCAAAGATAAACGTTGAACTTCAATCACTTGGTTCAAATGGCCTTCGGTAGATGCATGCATATCATACGCATATTAAAGTAGCCCTCTCTAGTCCATGTTGATATCATCGTAGTCAGTGCAGAACTATTAAGAAGTTGCAAGTCCATAGCGAATATAAATTGGGGGTAAGAATCATTGGATAAAAAAGATAGCGCACTTCATTTCAAAGTTAGTGCTGGTCTTAAACGAATTATTGGGCGTGATTTGATCACGAATGATTTCGTGGCTGTTTTTGAATTGGTAAAGAATTCCTTTGATGCCCACGCTGATCGCGTTGATGTCATCTTTGATGAAGACAGAATTTTCATCATCGATAATGGAAAAGGGATGTCTTATGATGATCTGATCCATAAATGGCTATTCGTGGCGTACTCGGCTAAAAAAGATGGCTCCGAGGATGATGAAATTGCTATTGACTACCGTGACCGTTTAGATGGAAAGCGTGCGTATGCTGGCAGTAAGGGCGTGGGACGATTTTCCTGCGACCGACTTGGATCTGCACTTCGTCTTCAGACACGTACCGCCTTGCCTGGAGCTCCTGTCGAAATATTGGAAATAGATTGGAATAATTTTGAGGAGGATGACAGAAACGAGTTTGTCAATATCCAAGTTCAATATAGTTCTTCTGATAATTTTTCCGTTCCTGATGGGTGTTATGATCTTGAACATGGAACTGTTCTTGAGATTACTTCGCCAAGGGAGTCTTGGCCTAGAATTAAGCTCATTTCTTTAAAATCGGCGCTTGCTAAATTAATTAATCCCTTTAGTGGCTCCGCGAACGAGTTTAAAATTTTTATACATGTAAAACGTGAGTTAGAAGTAGATAATGCAGTAAAGCCATCTCGCCTTGATTGGGAGGCGGATGGTGAGAATGAGGATGTTGAATCACACGGCCAGATAGTTAACGGTAAAGTTGAAAATTTCATTTTTGAGACTTTGCGTGAAAAAACGACACATTTGGATGTTCGAGTATCTGAAGATGGCGAGAAGATTCTCTCTGAACTTTCGGATAGAGGGGAAATAATTTACCAGATTAGTGAGCCAAACAATTATGGCTTGCTTGGTGGCGCAGATTTTAGTTGCAATCTCTTTTATCTGAATAGGGCTGCCAAAACAACGTTCAGAAGGAGAATGGGTATTTCCTCTGTAAAATTTGGTTCAGTTTTTTTATTTAGAAATGGGTTCAGAGTATTCCCTGTTGGTGACGAGGGGAATGATACATTTGGAATTGATCGTCGAAAGCAGCAGGGCTATGCACGCTACCTAGGTTCTCGTGACATTGTAGGGCGAATAGATGTGAAAGGAAGTGAAAGGTATTTTCGGGAATCAACGAGCAGAGATCAAGGGTTGATAGAAACTCCAGCCTATCTAGAGTTAATTGACTGTTTCTGGGAGAAATGCCTTAAGCGATTAGAAAATTATGTGGTTGGCGTTACGTGGCAAGATAGCCTTGATGCAGATAAAGAAGATATCTCTCGGCTGACCGGCGATAAAGCTCGGGCAAGGATTATTGAGCTAGTGTCAAAGGTGGCTAATGGTAGAGATGTGGATCTGCTCTATTACAGTAGAAATCTTGTAAGTATTCTAAATGAAAAATCAGAAGATTTTGAGCGCTCTATTGAAGGTCTAAAACTTCTCGCTGATAAATCTGGGAGTGAGGACCTTTTTTCGCAAATTCGTAAAGCTGAACTCAGGTATCAGGAGCTGAAACAAGCCGAGCAGTTGGCTCGAGCTCAGGCCGAGAAAGAACGTAAGGCCCGCGAGGAGGCTGAACGAAGGGCGCGAGAAGCCGAGAAAGAAAAAGGCGAGGCGCAGCGAGATAAGAGGAAGGCGGAGGAGGAAAAGCGTCAAGCAGAAATTGCTTATGCGGAAGAGAAAAAGAGAAACCTATTCCTGACCTCTGTGACATCCGTTGACCATGATACGATCGTTAACTTGCATCACCAAATCGGTATTTACTCTGCGGATATTCATCATCTGCTCGCCAACCAGGTAGATAAACTGAAACATGGTGAGCGGATAGAGGATGATGATCTACTGAATCTACTTGAACAGCTAAGTTTCAAAAATCAACAAATATTGGCTGTATCTAGATTCGCTACTAAAGCGAATTTTCGTCTTGACTCTGAACAAATCGAAGCTGATTTGGTAACATTTGTCAGTCAATACGTAGATCAAGTCTGCTCTTTCTATAATGGCGATGGACTTAATGTGCAGGTCAGATCATCTGCAAAAGGGCTTATCCGAAAATTTAAGCCTATTGAGATATCAATACTAATTGATAACCTTGTTAATAATGCAGAAAAGGCTGGTGCATCAAGCGTATTTTTTGACATTACTCAGCCGTCAAGTAAGCAAATAGAAATAACTGTCACTGATGATGGGAGAGGGCTGGATGGGCGCATTATGGAACCTGACAGAGTTTTCGAGAAAGGCTTTAGTACAACAGATGGATCTGGCTTAGGTCTCTATCATGTTTCATATATTCTAGATCAGATGGGCGGGGATATAGGCCTGAATCCAAGCTACGAAAATGGAACACAATTTGTCATGAGAATCGTGGAATGAAACTCGAATATAAAATACTATGGTTCGAAGATCAACCGCATAACGTTTCTGGCGCAGCGGATGGCTTGCGGGACCGCTTATCTCGGATGGGATTCAAGCTTTCTATTGAATGGGTAGAAAATGTAGGTGATGTAGGCTCATTTATTGCTCAGCTTCGCCAGAAAGATGATTTTGACTTGGTTCTTATGGATTGGAACCTGGGAGAAAATCGAGAAAATGGGGCCATCCTTGCGAAACGAGTGCGTAGTAATACACACACAGAAATAGTCTTCTATAGCTCTGCAACTCCAAAGGAGCTACGAAAAGCTATCTATGAGCAAGATATCGATGGTGTGTATTGCACTAGGCGGGATAATCTTACTGCAGAAGCAATGGCTGTTATCAATACAACCGTGAAGAAGGTTCTTGATTTGAACCATATGCGCGGCTTGGTGATGGCTACGGTTAGTGATTTCGACAACCTGATTGATGAGTGTATCAGGCTTCGATATTGCCAGCTTGGAGAAGAGGGTAAGTTGGAGCTGCTTAACCATATCCGAGGAAAAATAATCAGTGTCTGTAATAGTAATGCGAAGCAGGTTGAAAAACTTGAGGAAAAAAATAGCATTGAGGAACTAACCGAGCATCGAGCATTTAGCAGTTCCTTGAAATACCAAGTTTTGAGTAGCTTGCTTGGAAAGAAAGCGGAAGACAGGACGATTCGTGCTTTGCTTGCAACACTCGGCAAGTACGATAACGAAGTGATTGATCCTAGGAATGCCCTTGCTCATGCGCGACCTGTCGAGCAAGGTGGAAAAATTACGTTCAAGGGTAGGAGCATTGAGTTTGATGACGAAGCTTTTAGAAAGCTTCGACAGGATTTATTGGCTCATGGAGATGCTCTCAATGATATTAAAGATGCAATTGATTCTGGAATATTAAATGATTAAGAATGGTTCGGAATCTATACGGGGAGACTGATATTGGATCTGTTGGATTTTAGTCAGCCGCTCTATTTCTATGCGGAAATGTCGTCTTTGATAATGGTAGTTTGGACTTGAATGTCCAGCAGCGTATCGATGGTCCTCTGAGTTATCATCTCTCCAATTGCTTCTGCCAATAAAGGTGGAACTGCATTGCCAATTTGGGTGTAACGAGGACATTCAAATTTCCGTTGCTTACCACCTGTAGTATATTTACCTTGAAAAGCAAACCAGTCCGGAAATGATTGTAGGCGCGCATTTTCGCGTGCGGTTAGAATGCGAGGTTCATCGTAATGCAATATGTCATCAGGTAAGGTGGTAATTGTTGGGGCTGGAGAGTTTGCAGATAAAACGGTAGTTGCATGTTTTCTTGTTCCGACTTGTTCTCGCTCGGTTTTGGAAAGGCAAATTCCAGGGCGGCATATACGCTGTACATCTAGGAAGTATAGAACCGTACTAGCGCGATGCCTTGCTAGCCGACGACTGTTTGGCGCATTGTTGCCTGCTTCCCTTCGCATGAGTTCCAAATATGGATTCATCTCACTAGGTTGGTTATAGGGAGCTTCATAAAAGCTTCCGATACCTGCATCTTGGTTTTTTACTAACTCTTTTCCCTTAGTCTCCAGATCAGCTATTGCATCCTTGGTTGTTACAAAACGATCTTCGGGAAGATTCTTCTTTTTTAAGAAGATTTTTTTACTTTCGAGAAGACTCTTGTAAAGGTTCTGAGGTGGATATTTAGTGTTTTTTCTTTCGCAAATCATTAAGTAACGATGCCTATTTTGTGGGACACCGAAATCTGCGCAATTTACCAAGCCTGAAGAAACATGGTATCCAAGCTTGCCTAATTTCTTCGCGATATATTTTGCATAAGACGACTTTTCGGAGTCTGCGATAAGGTCTGCTAGGCCCTCTTCATTTTCAAAGCGCATATCAAACCCAGCCACGTTTTCAATCACGATAAAACGTGGCTGAACGAGCCCAACGATAGCCAGATACTGCTCGGTCATTTTGTTTCTTGGGTCTGCAGGGTTTCGGCGTCCGGCTGTCGAAAAGCCCTGGCAGGGCGGGCCACCAACGATCACATCAATGCTGCCTCGTAACTCTTTAAGTTGATCAGCATGTTTGGCTATCATGTCCTCGCATGTCATAGCTTCCTTTGGGAGCCAGGTAGGCCAATCAAACCTGTAATTCGACCCATCGATTAAGTTATGTTGCAATGTCGAGAAAGCAAGTGGACTCTTTTCAATGGCGAAAACCCCTTTAAATCCTGTCTGAAGTAAGCCTAGAGAAAGTCCGCCACATCCGGCAAATAGGTCGATAAATCTCAGCTTCTGTGGTGTGCCCATGAAATGTAAATCCTTCTAAGCATTACGTTTTGCTCGAATTCTGGCACAAATTGCGAATTCTCTCCAGGTGCGCCAACAATCTTTGCAAAAGCTACAACAACCATGTGTTCATCGTTTGCGTTCATATTCTGCTGCGAGCCATTGATGGTAGATTGGACCAAATGACGTTTGCAATTCATCCATTTGGTGCCGGGCCTCGAACACTGGTGCCGGATCTTCCCCAATAAAGCGA encodes the following:
- a CDS encoding response regulator, whose amino-acid sequence is MKLEYKILWFEDQPHNVSGAADGLRDRLSRMGFKLSIEWVENVGDVGSFIAQLRQKDDFDLVLMDWNLGENRENGAILAKRVRSNTHTEIVFYSSATPKELRKAIYEQDIDGVYCTRRDNLTAEAMAVINTTVKKVLDLNHMRGLVMATVSDFDNLIDECIRLRYCQLGEEGKLELLNHIRGKIISVCNSNAKQVEKLEEKNSIEELTEHRAFSSSLKYQVLSSLLGKKAEDRTIRALLATLGKYDNEVIDPRNALAHARPVEQGGKITFKGRSIEFDDEAFRKLRQDLLAHGDALNDIKDAIDSGILND
- a CDS encoding DNA cytosine methyltransferase, whose amino-acid sequence is MGTPQKLRFIDLFAGCGGLSLGLLQTGFKGVFAIEKSPLAFSTLQHNLIDGSNYRFDWPTWLPKEAMTCEDMIAKHADQLKELRGSIDVIVGGPPCQGFSTAGRRNPADPRNKMTEQYLAIVGLVQPRFIVIENVAGFDMRFENEEGLADLIADSEKSSYAKYIAKKLGKLGYHVSSGLVNCADFGVPQNRHRYLMICERKNTKYPPQNLYKSLLESKKIFLKKKNLPEDRFVTTKDAIADLETKGKELVKNQDAGIGSFYEAPYNQPSEMNPYLELMRREAGNNAPNSRRLARHRASTVLYFLDVQRICRPGICLSKTEREQVGTRKHATTVLSANSPAPTITTLPDDILHYDEPRILTARENARLQSFPDWFAFQGKYTTGGKQRKFECPRYTQIGNAVPPLLAEAIGEMITQRTIDTLLDIQVQTTIIKDDISA
- a CDS encoding ATP-binding protein; amino-acid sequence: MDKKDSALHFKVSAGLKRIIGRDLITNDFVAVFELVKNSFDAHADRVDVIFDEDRIFIIDNGKGMSYDDLIHKWLFVAYSAKKDGSEDDEIAIDYRDRLDGKRAYAGSKGVGRFSCDRLGSALRLQTRTALPGAPVEILEIDWNNFEEDDRNEFVNIQVQYSSSDNFSVPDGCYDLEHGTVLEITSPRESWPRIKLISLKSALAKLINPFSGSANEFKIFIHVKRELEVDNAVKPSRLDWEADGENEDVESHGQIVNGKVENFIFETLREKTTHLDVRVSEDGEKILSELSDRGEIIYQISEPNNYGLLGGADFSCNLFYLNRAAKTTFRRRMGISSVKFGSVFLFRNGFRVFPVGDEGNDTFGIDRRKQQGYARYLGSRDIVGRIDVKGSERYFRESTSRDQGLIETPAYLELIDCFWEKCLKRLENYVVGVTWQDSLDADKEDISRLTGDKARARIIELVSKVANGRDVDLLYYSRNLVSILNEKSEDFERSIEGLKLLADKSGSEDLFSQIRKAELRYQELKQAEQLARAQAEKERKAREEAERRAREAEKEKGEAQRDKRKAEEEKRQAEIAYAEEKKRNLFLTSVTSVDHDTIVNLHHQIGIYSADIHHLLANQVDKLKHGERIEDDDLLNLLEQLSFKNQQILAVSRFATKANFRLDSEQIEADLVTFVSQYVDQVCSFYNGDGLNVQVRSSAKGLIRKFKPIEISILIDNLVNNAEKAGASSVFFDITQPSSKQIEITVTDDGRGLDGRIMEPDRVFEKGFSTTDGSGLGLYHVSYILDQMGGDIGLNPSYENGTQFVMRIVE